The nucleotide window GACCGCAACGGTTAGCCTACGCGCGCGCCAACCGCTGGTTCACTGGCCAACAGGCGCATCGGGGAAATCGTGCCAGCGGGCAATCTTCCAGCCGTCGGCGCCCTTCACCAGCCAGCCCTCGTAATTGAGGCTCGAGACGACGCTGAAGGTCCGGCCGTCGCTCGTATTGGCGAGCAGCCCGACGACGCTGACATGGGCCGCCGCGTCGGACTGGTCGATGAACACGATGTTCGACATGAGGTGCCGCCGCACGTTGCCGGAAGCAGCGAACCCCTTCATCCGCTCGCGCCAGAAAGCGCGAAAGCCTTCGCCGGAAAACGCAACCGCTGGCCCACCGGGCATGCCTGCGACGAATACCGCATCGTCGGTGAACAGACCGAGCCAGGCATCCGCCTGACCATTGTCATAGGCCAGGGAATAGGCCCGGATCAGGTTTTCGATCGCCAGGCGGTCAACGGCGCTGAAGCCGGTACTGCCGGGATTCCTCGGGGGCGTGAACACCCGCAGGGGCTTGGCATCGGTGGCGATGGTCGCGCCCTCGGGAAGGTGCGTTTGCGCTGCGGCACCCCCGCAGGGAAGCGCAAACGCCGCCACCGCGCAGGCCACCCGTAGAAGCGTTCTCAAGATCGTCTCTCCCCATCCGTTCCAGGCGGCCGGTCGGCGCTGGCGGATCGACCATCAGTGCCCGTTCGCGAGCGCGGCTTCCACTGCCAGCATGTCGCGCCAGGCGAGGCGCTTGCCCAGCGGCGTGCGCAGCAGATAGGCCGGGTGGAAGGTGGCGATGGCGCGGATGGTCCGGGTGCCGCTCTCATAGTCCATGAAGCGGCCGCGCAGCCGGGTGATGCCCTCGGTGGTGGCGAGCAGCGCCTGCGCCGACGGGCCGCCGAGGCACACCAGGATATCCGGATCCGCCAATTCGATCTGGCGCTTGATGAAGGGCAGGCACACCGCCGTCTCCTGGGGCGTCGGGGTGCGGTTGCCCGGTGGGCGCCAGGGGATGACGTTGGCGATATAGGCGCTGGTGCGGTCGAGGCCGATGGCCGCCATCATCAGGTCCAGCAGCCTGCCCGAGCGGCCCACGAAGGGCAGGCCCTGCTGGTCCTCGTCGCGGCCCGGCGCCTCGCCCACAAACATCACCTTCGCTTTGGGATTGCCGTCGGCGAACACCAGCCGTGTCGCCGTGCGCTTCAGGGCGCAACCCTCGAAGCCGTCGAGGATGGCGCGCAGGGCGTCCAGACTCTCGGCATTCCGCGCCGCTTCCCGCGCTGACATCACCGCCTCATCCGGCGGTTGGGTCACCAGCGCCGACGCACCCGCGGCCGACGCCGACAAGGTACCGGAGCGCGGCGCGGGAGCGGCCGGCGGCGCGGGGCGCGCGGAAGCCTGCGGTCGTGAGACGGTAGGCGGCGGTGGCATGTCCGGCGCCGGGACAGCCGGCGGGCGTTGCGTGCGACTGCGTGCCTGCTCGGCCGCGCTTTCAGCGAAGCGATCCACCGGCGCCTCGCCCACGGCCACGTCCACGCCCGCCTCCAGATAGAAGGCGAGAATATCGGCGATGTCGGAGAGGTGATCTTCGGGGTGATCTTGGGGCGTCGCGGTCATGGCATCATTCTAGAGCCGGATCGCCGGGAGCGGAAACCGCAGCGTTCCGGCCGGCTCCCGCGCGCCGGAGCGGCTTACCCAAATTGGTCATCTTGTACCCGCTTAGGGCAATAGATTGTCGTATGCGGCATAGACGCAATTGTCATTGCGCTGCAACCGTGGAAGAAGTCCAACCAAGAAACGAGAGAGACGGGAGCTTGATGCATGAGCGCGGCGGATTTGCCTGAACGCGAAGGCATGGATTATGACGTGGTGGTGGTTGGCGCCGGGCCTGCCGGGCTTGCCACCGCCATACGCCTGAAGCAGCAGGCGGCCGAGCGCGGCAGCGACATCTCGGTGGTGGTGGTGGAAAAGGGCTCCGAGGTGGGCGCCCATATCCTCTCCGGCGCGGTCATCGATCCGGTCGGCCTCGATGCGCTGGTGCCCGGCTGGCGCGAGGAGGCGGATGCGCCGCTCTCCGTCCAGGTCAATGACGATCATTTCTACCTGCTCGGCCCCGCCGGCGGCATCCGCCTGCCCAATTTCGCCATGCCGCCGCTGATGAACAATCACGGCAATTTCGTCGGCTCGCTGGGCAATGTCTGCCGCTTCCTCGCCGCCAAGGCCGAGGCGCTGGGGGTGGAGATCTATCCCGGCTTCGCCGCTGATGAGATCCTCTTTGACGACAAGGGCGCGGTCACCGGCATCGCCACCGGCGACATGGGCGTCGACAAGAACGGCGTGCCCAAGGGCGAGTTCACCCGCGGCATGGAACTGCGCGGGCGCTACACCGTGTTCGCCGAGGGCGCGCGCGGCCACCTCACCAAGCAGCTCATCGCCAAATACGGCCTCGACGCCGGTCGCGACGTGCCGAAGTTCGGCATTGGCCTCAAGGAGCTGTGGAAGGTGAAGCCGGAGAAGCACAAGCCCGGCCTGGTGCAGCACGGCTTCGGCTGGCCGCTGGACGGCAAGACCGGCGGCGGCGCCTTCCTCTACCATATGGAGGACGAGCAGGTGATGGTGGGCTTCGTGGTCCACCTCAACTACCAGAACCCGTATCTCTCGCCCTTCGACGAGTTCCAGCGCTTCAAGACCCACCCTTTCTTCAAGGACACCTTCGAAGGTGGCAAGCGCATCGCCTATGGCGCGCGGGCGCTTTCGGAAGGCGGCTACCAGAGCGTTCCGAAGCTCAGCTTCCCCGGCGGCGTGTTGGTGGGCTGCGCGGCGGGTTTCGTGAACGTGCCGCGCATCAAGGGCAGCCACAATGCGGTGCTCTCCGGCATCCTGGCCGCCGACCACCTCGCCGGGGCGCTCGCCGAGGATCGCGGCCACGACGAGCTCGCGAGCTACGAGGCGGCGTGGCGCTCCTCCGCTATCGGCGCGGACCTGAAGAAGGTGCGCAACGTGAAGCCGCTGTGGTCCAAGCTCGGCACCTTCCTCGGCATTCCCTTGGGCGCGCTGGACATGTGGACCAACACGCTGGGCTTCTCGCTGTTCGGCACCCTGAAGCACGGCAAGACCGACGCCGCCTCGCTGAAGCCGGCCAAGGACTGCAAGAAGATCCAATATCCCCGGCCGGACGGTGTGCTCACCTTCGACAAGCTGTCCTCGGTGTTCCTCTCCAACACCAATCACGAGGAAAACCAGCAGGTGCATCTGGTGGTGAAGGACATGGCTTTGCAGAAGGCGTCGGAGCACGACATCTATGCCGGCCCGTCCAACCGCTACTGCCCGGCCGGCGTCTATGAGTGGATCGAGGAGGGGGCGGACGCGCCGCGCTTCCAGATCAACGCGCAGAACTGCGTGCACTGCAAGACCTGCGACATCAAGGACCCCAACCAGAACATCACCTGGACCGCCCCCGAAGGCGGCGGCGGACCGAACTATCCCAATATGTGAGGGGCGGGGAGGGGCTACACCCACCGCATCACGCCCTGACGCCATCTCGCCGCCGTCATCCCCCGGCTTGACCGGGGGATCCATCGAGCCGCTTGCCCGGCCCGGCGGCGTGGATGCCCCGGTCAAGCCGGGGCATGACGAGAGTGTGTTTGGGACGTATTCCTGAAGGGGGCAACGCGGGCTGGCGTCGGGATTCGCCCCTCAGCCGCCGTTGGCGGCAGCCTGGACGATCTGGGGCAGGGCATCCACCGCCACTTCGGCCAGGGCCTGGCCGTAGAGGATGAGGCAGGGGCCTTGCGCGCCCACCTCGGCGGCGCGGGCCACCTCTTCCGCCAGCGTCGCGACGGTGGCGAGGATCACCTTCTCCTCCGGCCGCGTCACCGAGAACATGGCCACCGCGGGCGTCGCCGGATCGATGCCCGCGGCCATCAGGTTGCGCACCAGGTCCGGCAGGGTGCGGCGGGGCATGTAGACCACCGTCGTCGCCGCCTTGTCGGCCAGCGCGTTGAAGTCGAGGTCCTTGGGCAGCTTGCCGTCGCGAGCATGGGCGGTGACGAATTGCAGCCGCCGTGCATGGTCGCGGTGGGTGAGCGAGGTGACCAGCCGGCTCGCCGCCCCCTGCGGTGCCGAGATGCCGGGGATCACCTCCACCGGCACCCCCGCCGCATGGCAATGGGTGATCTCTTCCCCGGCGCGGCCGAAGATCATGGGCTCGCCGCCCTTCAGGCGCACCACGCGGCGGCCTTCCTTGGCGAGGTCCACCATCAAAGCGTTGATGTCGTCCTGCTTGCAGGAGGGGCCGTAGCCGGTCTTGCCCACCAGCATCTTCTTCGCCTCGCGCCGGGCGAAATCGAGGATCGCGCCGGAGACGAGGTCGTCATAGAGCACCACGTCCGCCGATTGCAGCGCCCGCACCGCCTTGAGCGTGAGCAGCTCCGGATCGCCGGGGCCTGCGCCCACCAGCACCACCGAGCCCGCGTGGCCGGAGCGGTGCGGCGTGCCCTCCGCCTCGATGGCGGTGAACAGGGCGGCGCGGTCGGTGTCCTGCGGCGCCCGGTTGGGCTCGGCCAGCGCCGTGGCGGCGAAGCGTTCCCAGAAGGCGCGGCGGGCGTGGTGGGAGAGGCCGCGCGCGGTCACCGCCTGCCGCCACGTCTTTGCGGCCAGCGCCCAGGCCTTGAAGCCCGAGGGCAACAGCGCCTCGATCTTGGCCCGCACCGCCTGCCCGAAGACGGGCGCCGCGCCGTCGGTGGAGATGCCCACCACCAGCGGCGAGCGGTTCACGATGGCGCCGAAGGTGAAGTCGGAGAGGGCCGGCTTGTCGATGGCGTTCACCGGCACGCCGGCAGCGCGGGCGGCGGTGGTGAAGTTGAGGGCGTCCGCCTCTTCGTCAAAGCCGGCCACCGCGAGGACGGCGCCGGGGATGTCGTCGGCGTGCCAGTCGCGCACATGGATCGAGATGGGTCCACGGGGCGGCGCGCCGGCCAGCCGCCACAGGTCCTCGCAGACATGGGGGGCGATCACCTCCACCCGCGCCCCGGCGGCGGAGAGCAGTTCCGCCTTCCAGGCCGCCGGCTCGCCGCCGCCCGCCACCAGCACGCGCCGGCCCTCCAGGCCAAAGAACACCGGCAGGCGCGCGAGGGCCTCCATGCGCGCATGTCCGGCCTGGCGCGGGGCGCGGGGCGACAGGGCGCCGGAGTTGGGGGTGTCGGGGCCGGTGGCGGCCATGGGGAAAGGTGCTCCCGAAACTGTTGGATCTTCAACGTAAGGCGTGCCGGTCCGCCGATCAACGCGGCTGCGGCCCTCCGGCGGACGCGCGGGGCGCCGCCGGAGGATGTCGAACGCTGAAGCTCAGCCGCGGGCGGCGACCACGATGATTTCCACCAGGAACTTGGGGGCAGCGAGCTTGCCCTCGCTGGTGGCGCGGGCCGGCGGGTTCTCCTGGTCGACCCAGGCGTCCCACACGCTGTTCATGCCGGCGAAATTGGCGATGTCCGACAGCCAGATGGTGGCGGTGAGGATGCGCGACTTGTCGGTGCCGGCGCGGGCCAGCAGGGCGTCGATGGAGGCGAGGACGGCCTTGGTCTGGCTTTCCACGTCCGGCCCCTCGGCCACCTGGCCGGCGAGATAGACGGTGTTGCCGTGGATCACGGCTTCGCTCATGCGGCGGCCCTTGTCGAGCCTCTCGATGCTCATGGGATGGTCCTTTCGGTTGGATGGCAGGTGTCTAGCAAATGTGCGGGGGGCTGTGCCACCGGGCGCGGCGCCGGGCGTGAAAGTCGATGTCCGGACTGGGATCTCCCGTGAACCCTCCCCCGCACGCGGGAGAGGGGGTGCGCTGGCGCCGGAACGGCCGCCGGCCGGGGCACCGGCCGGACGCCCCCTCAGTGCGCCTCTTCCCAGTTCTTCGCCGCCCGCGCATCCACCTTCAGCGGCACGGCGAGAGCGACGGCGGGGGCGGAGGCGGTTTCCATGCACTGGCGCACCACGGGGATGGTGGCGTCCGCCTCGCCCTCGGGCACCTCGAACACCAGTTCGTCGTGCACCTGCAGCAGCATGCGCGCGGATAGCTTCGCCTTCTCCAGCGCCGGCTCCATGCGGATCATGGCGCGGCGGATGATGTCCGCCGCCGTGCCTTGCAGGCGGGCATTGATGGCGGCGCGCTCGTTGAAGGCGCGGATGGAGGGGTTCTTGGCCGCGATCTCGGGATAGTGGCAGCGCCGGCCGAACAGGGTCTCCACATAGCCGTGCTCGCGACAGAAGGTCTTGGTCTCCTCCATATAGTCGCGGATGCCGGGGAAGCGCTCGAAATAGCGCTTGATGTATTGCCCCGCCTCCTCGCGCGGAATGCCCAGCTGGTTGGCGAGGCCGAAGGCGGAGATGCCGTAGATGATGCCGAAATTGATGGCCTTGGCGCGCCGGCGCACCTCGGCGGGCATGTCCTTCACCGGCACGTTGAACATCTCGGAGGCGGTCATGGCGTGGATGTCCAGCCCCTCGGTGAAGGCGGTGCGCAGGGCCGGGATCTCGGCGATCTCGGCGAGGAGCCGCAGCTCGATCTGCGAATAGTCCGCTGAAACCAGAAGGTTGCCTTCTTCCGCCACGAACGCGCGGCGGATGCGCCGGCCTTCCTCGGTGCGGATGGGGATGTTCTGCAGGTTCGGGTCGGAAGAGGACAGCCGCCCGGTGGTGGTGGCGGCCAGCGCATAGGAGGTGTGGACCCGCCTGGTCTGGGGGTTCACGAAGTTGGGCAGGGCGTCCGTATAGGTGGAGCGCAGCTTGGAGAGCTGGCGCCATTCCAGGATCTTCTGCGGCAGCTTGTGGCCGGCCTCGGCCAGCTCCTCCAGCGCGGTGGCCTTGGTGGACCACATGCCGGTGGCGGTCTTGGTGCCGCCGGGCAGGCCCATCTTGCCGAACAGGATGTCGCCCATCTGCTTGGGGCTGCCCACGTTCAGCCGCTCGCCGGCCAGCTCCGCGATCTCGTCCTCGATGCGCGCCGCGCCTTGTGCGAACTCTGAGGAGAGGCGCGCCAGCATGGCCTTGTCGATGGAGATGCCCCGGCTCTCCATGCGCGCCAGCACGGCGATGAGCGGGCGCTCCAAAGTCTCGTAGACGGTGGTGCGGCCCTCGGCGGCGAGGCGGGGCTTCAGCACCTGCCACAGGCGCAGGGTCACGTCCGCATCCTCGGCGGCATAGTGGGTGGCGGGCTCCAGCGCGACCTTGTCGAAGGTCACCTTTCCCTTGCCCTTGCCGGTCACTTCCGAGAATGCGATGGGCTGGTGGCCGAGATGGAGCACCGACAATTCGTCCATGCCATGGCCGTTCTTGCCTGCGTCCAGCGCGTAGGACATGCACATGGTGCAGTCGAACGGGGCGACATCTATGCCGTGGCGGGCCAGCACCAACTGGTCGTACTTCACATTGTGCCCGACCTTCAGGGTGCCCTTGTCCTCCAGCACACCCTTCAGCGCGGCGATGGCATCGCGGACCGGGATCTGGCCGGGAAGCTGCCCCTCGCTGAATAGCCCGTCGCCGGCTCCGGTATGGGCAAGGGGGATATAGCAGGCCTCGTTGGGCGACAGCGCGAGCGAGACGCCCACCAGGTCCGCCTGCATGGGATCGAGGGAATTGGTCTCGGTGTCGAAGGCAAGCAACCCCTGGTCCTGCGCCTTGGCGCACCATGCCTTCAGCTCGGCGAGGTCGAGGACGGTGCGGTAGGCCGTGCGGTCCACGGGGATGGTGCGTGCCGTGCTGGCGCGGGCATGGGCGAGGTCGGACGGGGTGAGCGTGCCGTCCATGGCCTGCGCCACGGCCGAGACCGCGGGCGCTTCCCCACCCGTGGCCGGCTCTGCGCCGTCCGTCTCCTCGGCCGAGGTGGGGGCGGCGGGGGAGAACAGGCCGGCGGGGGCGAGCCTGGGGTCGGCCTCCACCTCGGCGGCCTCCACGCCATAGGCCTCGGCCACGCGGCGGGTGATGGTGGTGAATTCCATGGCCTTCAGGAAGGCGATGAGGCGCTTCGCGTCGGGCGCCTCCAGCACCAGGTCCTCCAGCGGCACCTCCACGGACACGTCGCGCACCAGCGTGACCAGCGTCTTGGAGATGCGCGCCGCCTCGGCATTGGTGAGCAGCGATTCGCGCCGCTTGGGCTGCTTGATCTCGCCGGCGCGGGCCAGCAGGGTTTCAAGGTCGCCGTATTCGCCAATGAGCTGGGCGGCGGTCTTGATGCCGATGCCGGGCACGCCGGGCACGTTGTCGGTGGAATCCCCCGCCAGCGCCTGCACGTCGGTGACCTTCTCCGGCGGCACGCCGAAATATTCGAGCACCTCGCCCACCCCGATGCGCCGCTCCGGCCGCGCCCCGCGCCCGCCGCTCTCGCCGGAAGCAGGGTCGTACATGGCGACCTTGGGGCCGACCATCTGCATCAGATCCTTGTCGGCGGAGACGATGAGCACGTCCGCCCCCGCCTTCACCGCCTGGTCGGCATAGGTGGCGATGAGGTCGTCCGCCTCGTAGCGCGCCTGCTCCACCGGAATGAGGCCGAAGGCGCGCACCGCCTCGCGCATGAGCGGGAACTGGGGAATGAGTTCCTCGGGCGGCTCGGAGCGGTTGGCCTTGTAGTCGGGGTAAAGCTCCTTGCGGAAACTATCCTCCGACTTGTCGAAGATGATGGCGAGGTGGGTCGGCTTGATGCCCACCGCCCCGTCGCGCACGAATTGCAGCAGCTTGGTGCAGAACAGCCGCACCGCCCCGGTGGGCAGCCGGTCGGAGCGGAAATTGTACTTTCGGTCCTGGTTGATGGACTGGAAATAGGCGCGGAACACGAAGGACGAGCCGTCCACCAGGAACACATGGTCGCCGGGCTGAAGCGGGCGGGGGGAGGGCGACATTTCAAGGTCCTCAGGAACAAGTCCGCGCAGGCAGGCGCTCAACAATGGCGCGCACGATGCCCGAGGGGCCGGCCCGGAACAAGTGCGCGTCCCGCGCAGTCCCCGGCGCCGGCACGGGCGGGCGGCGCGGCGCCCTGTCACGCAGCGGTGAGGCGCCGCCATTGGATTTGGCCGGCCGCCCACGCTATCCTGCGCCGCGCTCCCGGCCGAAATCCGGCGCGGGGCCGCCGCAACGGAACCTGACCAGCCATGGCCCTCTCCCTCCACCGCCAGATGGATGCCGCCGCCGGCTCTGCGCCGCGCGGGTCGCAGTCCGGCCGGTCGGGTTTGGGTGTGCGCATGGTCGTGGTCGGCAGCGTGGCGGTGGCCGGGGCACTGTTCGCGGCCGCCTGCGTGCTGTGGGCGCGACATGGCGCCACCGTCTTCTTCGACATCATGAGCGCGGGCATCGCCGCCTGCCTGTGACCCCCCACCCGGCGCGGGTTCGCTGACGCCCTGGCGCAACCACGTCCGGACCTGATCGCAAAGGCCAAGATCGCCAGCCCATGTCCCAGATCAAGCTGTCGCAACGCACCAAGATCATCGCCCTGTTCTGCGCCTTCGCGGCTGGCGCCCTCGTCATGGTCACCGCCGTGACCATGCTGGTGGGCAGTCCGGCGCCGCGGGTGACCAGCACCGGCACCGCCGCCGTGGGCGGGCCGTTCAAGCTGGTGGACCAGACCGGCGCCCCCGTCACCGAAGCCGCGCTGAAGGGCAAACCG belongs to Xanthobacter autotrophicus Py2 and includes:
- a CDS encoding phage SPO1 DNA polymerase-related protein (TIGRFAM: phage SPO1 DNA polymerase-related protein~PFAM: Uracil-DNA glycosylase superfamily~KEGG: nwi:Nwi_2596 phage SPO1 DNA polymerase-related protein), whose translation is MTATPQDHPEDHLSDIADILAFYLEAGVDVAVGEAPVDRFAESAAEQARSRTQRPPAVPAPDMPPPPTVSRPQASARPAPPAAPAPRSGTLSASAAGASALVTQPPDEAVMSAREAARNAESLDALRAILDGFEGCALKRTATRLVFADGNPKAKVMFVGEAPGRDEDQQGLPFVGRSGRLLDLMMAAIGLDRTSAYIANVIPWRPPGNRTPTPQETAVCLPFIKRQIELADPDILVCLGGPSAQALLATTEGITRLRGRFMDYESGTRTIRAIATFHPAYLLRTPLGKRLAWRDMLAVEAALANGH
- a CDS encoding DNA polymerase I (KEGG: rpe:RPE_4821 DNA polymerase I~TIGRFAM: DNA polymerase I~PFAM: DNA-directed DNA polymerase; 5'-3' exonuclease; 3'-5' exonuclease~SMART: Exonuclease; Helix-hairpin-helix domain protein class 2) — its product is MSPSPRPLQPGDHVFLVDGSSFVFRAYFQSINQDRKYNFRSDRLPTGAVRLFCTKLLQFVRDGAVGIKPTHLAIIFDKSEDSFRKELYPDYKANRSEPPEELIPQFPLMREAVRAFGLIPVEQARYEADDLIATYADQAVKAGADVLIVSADKDLMQMVGPKVAMYDPASGESGGRGARPERRIGVGEVLEYFGVPPEKVTDVQALAGDSTDNVPGVPGIGIKTAAQLIGEYGDLETLLARAGEIKQPKRRESLLTNAEAARISKTLVTLVRDVSVEVPLEDLVLEAPDAKRLIAFLKAMEFTTITRRVAEAYGVEAAEVEADPRLAPAGLFSPAAPTSAEETDGAEPATGGEAPAVSAVAQAMDGTLTPSDLAHARASTARTIPVDRTAYRTVLDLAELKAWCAKAQDQGLLAFDTETNSLDPMQADLVGVSLALSPNEACYIPLAHTGAGDGLFSEGQLPGQIPVRDAIAALKGVLEDKGTLKVGHNVKYDQLVLARHGIDVAPFDCTMCMSYALDAGKNGHGMDELSVLHLGHQPIAFSEVTGKGKGKVTFDKVALEPATHYAAEDADVTLRLWQVLKPRLAAEGRTTVYETLERPLIAVLARMESRGISIDKAMLARLSSEFAQGAARIEDEIAELAGERLNVGSPKQMGDILFGKMGLPGGTKTATGMWSTKATALEELAEAGHKLPQKILEWRQLSKLRSTYTDALPNFVNPQTRRVHTSYALAATTTGRLSSSDPNLQNIPIRTEEGRRIRRAFVAEEGNLLVSADYSQIELRLLAEIAEIPALRTAFTEGLDIHAMTASEMFNVPVKDMPAEVRRRAKAINFGIIYGISAFGLANQLGIPREEAGQYIKRYFERFPGIRDYMEETKTFCREHGYVETLFGRRCHYPEIAAKNPSIRAFNERAAINARLQGTAADIIRRAMIRMEPALEKAKLSARMLLQVHDELVFEVPEGEADATIPVVRQCMETASAPAVALAVPLKVDARAAKNWEEAH
- a CDS encoding uroporphyrin-III C-methyltransferase (TIGRFAM: uroporphyrin-III C-methyltransferase; siroheme synthase~PFAM: Uroporphyrin-III C/tetrapyrrole (Corrin/Porphyrin) methyltransferase~KEGG: atc:AGR_L_1897 uroporphyrin-III C-methyltransferase / precorrin-2 oxidase / ferrochelatase); its protein translation is MAATGPDTPNSGALSPRAPRQAGHARMEALARLPVFFGLEGRRVLVAGGGEPAAWKAELLSAAGARVEVIAPHVCEDLWRLAGAPPRGPISIHVRDWHADDIPGAVLAVAGFDEEADALNFTTAARAAGVPVNAIDKPALSDFTFGAIVNRSPLVVGISTDGAAPVFGQAVRAKIEALLPSGFKAWALAAKTWRQAVTARGLSHHARRAFWERFAATALAEPNRAPQDTDRAALFTAIEAEGTPHRSGHAGSVVLVGAGPGDPELLTLKAVRALQSADVVLYDDLVSGAILDFARREAKKMLVGKTGYGPSCKQDDINALMVDLAKEGRRVVRLKGGEPMIFGRAGEEITHCHAAGVPVEVIPGISAPQGAASRLVTSLTHRDHARRLQFVTAHARDGKLPKDLDFNALADKAATTVVYMPRRTLPDLVRNLMAAGIDPATPAVAMFSVTRPEEKVILATVATLAEEVARAAEVGAQGPCLILYGQALAEVAVDALPQIVQAAANGG
- a CDS encoding Endoribonuclease L-PSP (PFAM: Endoribonuclease L-PSP~KEGG: rle:RL3339 putative ribonuclease-L-PSP family protein), producing MSIERLDKGRRMSEAVIHGNTVYLAGQVAEGPDVESQTKAVLASIDALLARAGTDKSRILTATIWLSDIANFAGMNSVWDAWVDQENPPARATSEGKLAAPKFLVEIIVVAARG
- a CDS encoding Electron-transferring-flavoprotein dehydrogenase (PFAM: monooxygenase FAD-binding; FAD dependent oxidoreductase; electron transfer flavoprotein-ubiquinone oxidoreductase~KEGG: sme:SMc02377 probable electron transfer flavoprotein-ubiquinone oxidoreductase), which produces MSAADLPEREGMDYDVVVVGAGPAGLATAIRLKQQAAERGSDISVVVVEKGSEVGAHILSGAVIDPVGLDALVPGWREEADAPLSVQVNDDHFYLLGPAGGIRLPNFAMPPLMNNHGNFVGSLGNVCRFLAAKAEALGVEIYPGFAADEILFDDKGAVTGIATGDMGVDKNGVPKGEFTRGMELRGRYTVFAEGARGHLTKQLIAKYGLDAGRDVPKFGIGLKELWKVKPEKHKPGLVQHGFGWPLDGKTGGGAFLYHMEDEQVMVGFVVHLNYQNPYLSPFDEFQRFKTHPFFKDTFEGGKRIAYGARALSEGGYQSVPKLSFPGGVLVGCAAGFVNVPRIKGSHNAVLSGILAADHLAGALAEDRGHDELASYEAAWRSSAIGADLKKVRNVKPLWSKLGTFLGIPLGALDMWTNTLGFSLFGTLKHGKTDAASLKPAKDCKKIQYPRPDGVLTFDKLSSVFLSNTNHEENQQVHLVVKDMALQKASEHDIYAGPSNRYCPAGVYEWIEEGADAPRFQINAQNCVHCKTCDIKDPNQNITWTAPEGGGGPNYPNM